The window TCGACGGACCGAATCGACCAGCACTGTCCAATCAGTGCATAAGCAGGTGATATGTTGTGGGATTCGTGGATACCGGTGCAACCGGTGGCTATCACGGACCGCTCGGCAGGGGTTTTTAGTCGTTCAGCACGACGCACAGAGTATGACACAGGAAACCACGGCCCTCGCTCATCCGACCGTCGTCCGGGTGTCAACGGACGGGCAGTCACAGCGCGGGGACCGGGTCCGCTCCGCGGCGCGGACAGCGGCGGGTTCGGTGCCGGTCGTCCGGACGGGACCGACAGGCATCACAGCGGCCACGCCGCTGGTGATGGTCACGAGTGGCGGACGGACAGCCTTCTACGGTGACCCGTCACCGTCGACCGTCCGCGAAGCGGTCACGGAGTTAGAAGACGGAACAGTACCGACAGCCGACGCGGACACCGTCGTCGAGCACGACCCGGAAACGGCGTCCATTCCCGTCCCGGAACACGGCCCGCTCTCGGTCGGCCGTCGCGACGTGCTGGGCCCCTGTGGCTGGATCGCGCCGCTGGAACCAGCCGACTGGTCGTTCGTCTCAACCGAGCCGACTGCCGATGTCACTGCGGGGGCCGAGCTGCTGGGGCGCGGCCGCGGGGACGCTGCCGCTGACAAACCGGTCGCTGATGCGTGGGAAACGGCCAGCTCGACCGACGGCGACCCGGTAGTCGTCTGTAACGCCAACAACGCCAGTGGTCTCCCGACGGGCGACGAAACGCTGCTGTCCGGGGCACCGATGGCAGTTCTGGACGGCATCGCGGCGGTGGCCGAGTACGTGGACGCCGAGGACGCCGTCGTCTACGTCAACGAGTCGGAGACGGCCTTGCAGGCGGACCTCCGGGAGGCAATCGACGCAGCCGCCGACACCCTGCCCGTCGTTCCACAACTGGTGGCCGGCCCGGACGAGTTCCGCGCCGGCGAACCGACGGCGGCACTCGAAGCGTTGGAAGGGGCCGACCGCATCGAACCGCGGCTCCAGCCGCCCTCGCCGGCCAAGCACGGCCTCTACGGCCGCCCGACAGTCATCCATACCCCGCGGACGTTCGCGCAGGTCCAGCGGGCCATCGCCGAGCCCGATAGTGTCGACGCCGACGCCGCGGACCCCGGAACCCGAATCGTCACTGTCGCCGGCGACGTTGCCGACCGGGCGACAGTCGAACTCGGGTCAAGCGCCAGCCTCTCGGCGGCCAGCGAGGGAGTCGAGATGGACGGTTCGTTCAAAATGGCCTGTGTCGGCGGCGTCCTCGGCGGCATCACTCGGAGCCTCGACGTCGCGCCGACCGCCCAGTCGCTTCGGGCTGCCGGTCTCGGAACCGACGGCGTCGTCGAACTGTTCGACACCGACCGCTGTGCCGTCGAGACGGTCGGCAAACGGGCCCGGTTCGCGTCGATGGAGAACAGCGGCCGCTGTGTCCCCGGTCGCGAGGGAACGAAGCAGCTCGCCGAACTGCTGCGCGAGATATATGACGGCTCGTTCGAAAGCGACAAGATACGCGAACTCGGCCGTGTGATGCGCCAGTCGAGCAACTGCCAGATCGGCGCGCACGCGCCGCGGCCGGTGACCACCGCCATCGACGAGTTCGAACCCGAGTTCCGCGCCCACACAGACGGCCACTGTCCCAGCGGCACCTGCACGGAGAAACTATGAGCACAGACAAGTCGATTCCACGAGTTCCCGACCTACACGACCCACAGCCTGAGACACCCGTCACCCGCGAGTTCGAGACCGGAACCGCCAACGACCCCGACGTGGGGACCGACGCGGACGAACCGACATCACTCACCGTCGACGGCGAGCCAGTCACTGTCGACCCGGGCTCGACCATCATCGACGCCTTACAGGACCTCGACGACGACATCGTCAGCGTCGACCCCGGCGCGGAGGGCGTCGAAGACGACGCCGACGTGCCGGCACTGTGTTACTACGACCGCGACGGGGACTGCAGCGACGAGGTCGGCCCGCGAAGCGAGTGTCGCACCTGCATGGTCGAGACCGAGCAACACGGTCTCGTCCCGTCGTGTTCGTTCCCTGCTGAAGACGGTCTCACCGTTTCAACGGACACTCCCGACGCCGAAGAAGCCCGCAGTGTCAACCTCGACCTCGTGCTGTCGAACCACAACCTCCGGTGTACCACCTGCAACGGCAACGGCCGCTGTGAACTGCAGGACGCCGCCATCAGCGAGGGCGTCGACCATCCCCGCTACGGTGTCTTCGACGAGCGCGACCAGTACGAACCCATCGACGACACCTCCTCGTTCATCCAGATTGACCGCAACAAGTGTATCCTCTGTAACCGCTGTGTGGACGCCTGCAACGACGTGCAAGTCGAGGGCGTCCTTCGCATCGAAGGCCACGGCGAGGACACCCGTATCGGCTTCCAGTCCGACGCCGAGACGATGCACGACTCGGAGTGTGTCTCCTGTGGCCACTGCGCGACGGTGTGTCCGACTGGCTCGCTCACCGAGAAGGGAATCGGCGGCCAAGCGACGCTTCCACTGCCGGGCTTCACTCAGCGAAACTCCATCGGGAAGGTCATCGAACACGAGGACGCCGAAACTATCGACGACACCACCGCCCCGAACCGCGGGTTCGAACCCGGCGACCCGAGAGCGGCGAAAGGGAAGAAAGGCCTCGCCAAGTTCGCGTCAGCGGCGAAACGCCGGGCCGGCGACATCGCCAAGGACTACGGTAAGAAGGCGTTCCTCGCCGGCGAACACACCGCCGAGAGCATCGCGGCGAACACAATGCCAGAGGGTCGACTGTTCGACATCGCCGACAAGGTCAGCGACTACCGCCTCTCGAAAATCGACACGGAAGAGACCACCTGCGGGTTCTGTGCTGTCGGCTGCCGGTTCGAGATGTGGGGCAAAGACGGCGACTCGCTCGGCGTCGTCCCAGTTGAGGACCCCGACGACGCGCCCGCGAACAACTTCTCGACCTGCGTGAAAGGGAAGTTCGGCCACGAGTTCGCCAACAGCAAACAGCGGGTCACCGAACCGATGGTCCGCAACGACGACGGGGAACTCGAACCCACAAGCTGGGACGAGGCACTCGACTACGTGGCCGAACGCTTCACCGAGATTCAGGACGAGCACGGCATCGACGCGCTGGGCTGTCTCGCCTCCTCGAAAGGGAGCAACGAGGAGGCTTACCTCGTCCAGAAGTTCGCCCGGCAGGTGCTGGGGACGAAGAACATCGACAACTGCGCCCGGCTCTGTCACTCCTCGACCGTCGCAGCGCTCCAGCAGACGCTCGGCTACGGCGCGATGACCAACCGCATCAACGAGGACATCGGGGAAGCCGACGCCTACCTCATCAGCGGTTCCAACACCACGGAATCGCATCCGGTGCTCGCCACGCGCATCAAGCAGAACGTCCGCGAGGGAGCCGACCTCGTCGTGTTCGACCCGCGGAAAATCGGCATCGCCGAGCACGCCGACCAGTACACCCGGACCAACCCCGGCTACGACGTGGCTTGGCTCAACGGCTTGATTCGGTACATCATCGAAAACGACCTCCACGACGAGGACTTCATCGATCGCAACACGAAGAACTTCGAGGAAGTCAGAGAGAAAGTCCAAGCGTTCACGCCCGAGAAGGTCGAGGAGCTGGCGGGCGTGTCGCCGGATGACCTCGCTTCGGCGGCCGAGACCCTCGCCGAAGCCGACAGCGTCGTGTTCGGCTGGGCGATGGGAATGACCCAGCAGAGCCACGGGACGGAGAACCTCATCGCGATGGCCGACCTCGCACTCGTCTTGGGTCAAGTCGGCAAGCCCGGCGCCGGCCTGTCGCCGTTCCGCGGCCAGAACAACGTCCAAGGCGGCGGTGGCGACATGGGAACCCTGCCCGGAAGTCTCCCGGGCTATCAGAACCCGGCAGACGACGAGGTCGGTGAGAAGTTCGCGGACGCCTGGGGCGAGCGGCCCCCCGAAGAGCCCGGCCTCAAAGTGCCGGAGATGCTCGCCGAGGCCCACGCGGGGAACCTCCGCGGGATGTACGTCGTCGGCGAGAACCCGGCGCTCTCCGAGCCCGACATCCAGCACGCTGCCGAGGCGCTGGCAGACATGGAGTTCCTCGTAGTGCAGGACATCTTCATGACCGAGACGGCAGACTACGCCGACGTGGTGCTGCCCGCTGCCACGTCGCCGGAGAAACACGGTACTTTCACGAACACCGAGCGGCGCATTCAGCGGGTCCGGCCCACGTCGGAGCCGCCGGGCGAGGCCCGCCAAGACTGGGAGATAACGCAAGCGCTGGCCCGGCGGCTGGGCTACGACTGGGACTACGATCACCCGCGGGAGGTCATGGACGAGATCAATTCCCTTGCGCCCATCTACGGCGGCGTCACGTACGACCGCCTCGAATCCGGTGACCAGCACGGCCTGCAGTGGCCTTGCTGGGACGAGGACCACGAGGGCACGCCGTACCTGTACGACTACGAGGACGGGAATTTCAATTTCGAGGACGGAAAGGCCCGCTTCGTCCCCGCCGACGGCGGCCACCCCGGCGAGATTCCGGACGAAGAGTACCCGCTGACGCTCACGTCCGGGCGCGTGCTGTATCACTGGCACACGGGCCAGATTACCCGCCGCGTCGAGGGGCTGATGAGCCACGTCGGCGAGAGCTTCGTCGAGGTGCATCCCGAGACGGCCGAGAAGCTCGGCATCGCCGATGAGGAGTACGTTCGGGTCGAGTCCCGACGGGGCGACATCGTCGTCAAGGCACAGGTCACGGACCGGGTCGGCCCGGGGACGCTGTTCATTCCGATGCACTTCGCCGCCGGTGCGGTCAACAAACTCACCGGCGAAACGTTCGACCCGACCGCCGGCATCCCCGAGTACAAAGTGTCGAGCGTCCGCGTGGAAGTGCTGGGCCCGGAAACGGACGAGACAGTACTGCGGACGCCCGACGCTGGTGGGAAACAGATCCGGAAGCGAGGCGCTGGCGACGACTGAGTTGGCCCGGATAGTTGGCCATGATTCCGCGTTCCGATTCGGTTCGAACCAAAGGTACCTCCTAATACCTCCGCGATGTAACTAAATAGAGATATATGAGCAGACGATTCTGCATTTCGATTTACTGTCAGTGAACTGTGTGCCCACCTTGTGCGTAAATGAATTCGAGATGGCGGAAATAGATAAGAAAACGCGATTTCTATCGGTATATTTAGCCCCCGTGGCTCAGTCCCGCGGTCCGACCGGCCGATCCGCGATTTCATCAAGAAGGTCGAGAAGCGACTCGGTCGCCAGTTCCAGCAGCGTCTCGCCGCGTTCGGCGCTTCCCTCGCGAGGGTCGCCGACGACGCCGTTCTCCGTGAACTCGTCGGAGTCAAACGCGAGGTTGACGCCGCTTTGCCACTCTCCCCAGCCGTCGCTGCCGCCGTCTGCGGCCTCGTCGAGTCGGTCCTCGTGGACTGTCTCTGGATTCGTCCGCTGGAGCACCGAGGTCTCAAGCGGCCCGCCATGGCCCATATCAGCGCTGTGGTCACCGACCGCGTTGAACCACGTAAACGGGACGGTAAAGGCCTCGTCGTGGCGGGTTATATTTCCGGATACTTCTCGCAGTGCGTCGATGTTGCCGCCGTGGCCGTTGACCAGTACCACGTGGTCCCAGCCGTGGCTCGCGAGGCTCCGGACGATGTCCCGGACGTAGGACCGGAACGTCGACTCGGAGGTCCACAGCGTGCCGGTAAACGCTCGATGTTCCTCGGCGACGCCAACGGGAACTGCCGGTGCGACGACAACGGGGTCGTCGTAGCGCTCGGCACCGCGTTCGGCGATAGCTTCGGCGTCGAGCGTGTCCGTCCCGAGCGGTGCGTGTGGGCCGTGTTGCTCCGTACTCCCGACGGGGAGAAGGGCCAGATTCGTCTCGACGTCCGCCATATCGGTCCACGTCTCCGTCTGCAGATCCATAGTGAAATCTCTGTACGGGACGGAATAAAGCCCGGTCTCTCCCCACCTGTTACGGTTGAGTGCTATGTGCCAACGAAATCGAATACGCACGGACGGCCCAGACCCATTCAAATGGGGAGCGACTGGTCAGTCCCCGGTCGAGGCGGAGATCGTCCGCTGTGACCAAATAAGCGGTGTCTCGTCAGAGTCTCCTAGCCGAACAGTGAGGGAGACCAGCGAGACGATGGCGGCGTACTCGATCACGCTGGCCACCAGATGTAGCTCGGACGGGATGCTCACCGAGACGATGATCGGCGGGTGGTTCATCGACGCATGGAACAGGGCGACGAGCCAGAGGTTGCCCGTCAGTGCATATACGCACCCGTAGGCGAGTCCCATCAGTGTCAGCCCGAGGAGTCTGACTGCAAGCGCGGACCCGACACCGTGCCCCGATGCGAGAAACCACCGCGGGAGGTGAAACAGGGCGAACAAGAGTGCGACGAGACCGATGCCAGACAGCGCTGCACGCCGAGTCGCACCACCGGCCAGCCTCGTGAATTTCTGCTGCAGGTACGTGCGAAAGAGGAGTTCTTCCGGGATCGCAGTGAACAGAAGCGAACTGAAAAGCGCCGCAAGATACAGCAGCGGGTGGGACGCAGTTCTCGACAGCGAGGCCTCGAACCCGGAGATGCCACCCATTGCGAGGGCGACCGCAACAAGGTTGTACAGCCCCCAGAACGCGGTGACCACCCCAATCACGGGTACCAGTGTGCGAACAGGCGGGAGCAGAGGGCGCAGTGAGCCGGTCTCGATTCTGAGCACACCAATCGTGAGTGCAACAAGGAAGACACCCCAGATCATTCCCAAGACGGGCGGCGGCGACGCGCCGGCGGAGATGGTCACCAGTCCGGAGAGCACGACAATCACCAAGAGGTACGTTACAACGGGAACCAGCGGCCCGCCGCTGAATCTCGGCAGGCCAATGTCAGGGCGCAACATCCAGTCGGAGTCCAATGGCGAGCCCAAAATTAGCTTCTATCTCGTATTCGGGATGAATCCGTCGACGACAAGTATCGAGTCATGGCAGTTGTTTACAACCCTCGTTGCTCGATGTTTAAAACCAGTTTTTAGTCTCTGATAGTTTTAGTATGCTCCCGGCCGACAGTTCAAACGCCGGCGACCGCCTGAGACGGTTCCCGGCTGCCAGCGCCCTCCCCGTGCGCCGCGGTTTCCACGAATCGGAATCCATCCCAGTCCGGTTGTCCACACGACAGCGGGTACAACCCGCCCTCCCCGTTGTCGAGTGCTCAGTTCACAGTGGGTCGGTGCTACTGTTGGACCCACATCACAGAGCAAAAGTACTCATGAAACGACGTGTACGTCGATTAGACTGTTGCGATGTAAATATGCCTGCGTCGAGATGCAGAGACGACGTGGTCTGCGATGTGTCTCACCGAGGAGTCGGACATCTCGGTACGGCACTCGATACCCGGGCAATGTTCGCTACGAGACCGACGCTCCACATCCCGGCGGTAGTATCGCGGAAGGTGGTCAGCAGTGCGTGATCGGACCGTATTGTTACTGGCCGTCGTCGCAATCGTCTCACTCACTGGTAGCATCGCGACGCTCGCAGTGACAGAGTCGGCAGACTCCCGCCTCGATCAGACCGATGACACATCAGTATCGGTGTCGGACGGAGCAACCGGCCGGTTCGCACGTCTCCACGCAGCCGGCGTCACAGGTTCAAACGTCTCGGTCGGCATCGTCGATCCGACCGGATTCGACACGGAGTCGAAAACGATTGCCGGGCAGGTCGCCGAAACGCGGGGCTTCGGTGTTGGGCCCGTACACAATACCCGCGAGACACACGGAACCGCGACGGCCGCCGTCGTGTCACGGACCGCACCGGACGCAGACCTGTATCTCGCCCGGGTCGACAGCGTCGACAGTTATCGACAGGCAGTTGAGTGGCTTGTTCGAGAGGACATCGACGTGATTGTCGCCCCCGTTTCCTTCTACGGGCAGCCGGGCGATGGAACCGGACCAGTCGCTCGGAGCGCGACACAAGCGACGGAGAGTGGCTCAGTGTTCGTTGCCCCAGCCGGTAATCTCGCGCAATCCCACTGGTCAGGACAGTACACATCCGAAGTCGTCCAGAATCGGACAGTCGCGTTTACCAGCGAGAGCCGAGAGAATTACATCCGGGGCGGGACCGAAATCACGGTCTGGCTCTCGTGGGACAGAGACCACGCGGGCGAGGAGTACACAGTCGAACTGTATCGGACGAACGGAACCGACGCCCGCCTCGTCGCCCGCTCACAGCCCTACCGCGGCGACGATGTGCCAAACGAGCGTATCGTTGCCGACGTCAGACCCGGCGACTACTACCTCGTCGTTCGAGGCCCAGCATCGCCGACTGGCGCACGACTCCGACTCGTGTCACCGACGCACGACCTCCAGCACACGACGACTCGGAACAGCATTGTCGCCCCGGGCACGGCCCGAGAAGTCATCACTGTCGGGGCATACAACAGCCGTGTCGACCAGCTCGAACCGTTCAGTTCACGAGGCCCGACAGTCGATAATCGGGTCGGCGTCGACATCGTGGCACCTGACAGACAGTTCGCCGACGCCGCACCAGACGGTTTCGTCGGCTCTTCGGCCGCAGTCCCATACGTCGGTGGCACCGCGGCCCTACTACTGGACGCAAACGATTCGCTGTCTCCCCACGAAACCGAACGCCTGCTGGAACGGACCACGAGAGACGTGGGACAGTCGGGGCTCGACAACGGGACCGGCCACGGGACGGTCAACCCGGTCCGTGCGGTCCGGACTGCACAGAACCGTACCGATGGTTAAATCTCGTTTTAACCCAGCCATAGGACTTTGAGGAACCCCGTAGCATGTATTCGACAGTGCCGCCATGTCGAGCCTCATCGAAACGATACAGGAGCGGACCGGGACAACAGACGAATCACCGCGGGTACTCGATGTTTCGGGGACTGAAACCGACGACGTGCTCGACGCGCTCGCGTCGGACACCAGTCGGTCGCTGTTCCGCACGCTCTACGACGAGCCGGGCACCCCGTCCGAGATAGCGGACCGGTGTGACACGTCGGTCCAGAACGTCCACTACCACGTCTCGAATCTCAAAGACGCAGAGCTTATCGAGCCGGTCGAAACGGTCTACTCCTCGAAAGGCAACGAGATGACCGTGTACGGTCCCGCCAGCGATCCGATCGTTCTAGTTGGCGACCATGACTTAGCGCCGCGCATCCAGCAATCGATGGCCAACGTTGTCTCGGGGCTGGGGCTGATCGGCTTTGCGAGTCTCTTCGTTCAATGGGGTGCAGAAAGACTAGCGGACTCACCCGCTGGCGGCGGGGTCTTGGCTCCAGCGAGTCCGCAGACAGGGCCGATCAGTGGAACCAGTACACTCGCGTGGTTCGTTTTCGAAGTCGTCGAGCCGGGCGTGTTGTTTTTCTGTCTCTGTCTCACCGTTCTGGGTATCGCTGCGTTGCTGGCCGATCAGTGACTCCGAATAAGTGAGGTCACAGGAGCGATACCGCTGCCGTGGATAACCTCTGCTCAAAAGAACATTGTTCACTGTCCCAGCACCAGACCTACAGTTGGAGGTGAGTCAGTGAGAGGTGGTGTCCGGATGAAAAATGCACCGCGAACAGTCTCGGTATCGTTTCAAAACCGATGGGTAGACGACTGTCACAGCCTCAGTTCATGATAGATCGCAAGCAGATCCCCACACCAGCGATAGCGAGGACGCCGCCGACGGCGAGAGCGCCAGCACCGATGCCGAAGTCACTGTTCTGTGACTGCTGTGTGGCTGGCGTTTCGCCGGTAACTGAATCGACACCATCTGAAGCCGCGTCCGCGGACGTGGTGTTGCTGTCGACAATGACTAGTGTTTCGATTGCATCGGGCTGACCAGCCGTTTCAGTCCCACGAAACAGCGACATGTCGTAGTTGGCCGCAGCGAGTTGCGAATCCAGCGCGACTTCCGAACCGGATTCGACTGCCACAGCGTCGGCATCCGCCGCAGTTTCGAGTGTGGGTTCGTCGTGTCCAGCTGCCGTGGTGTCAAACAGGAGAACGACACGGGAATCGCCGTTCCCGTCGCGAACGGTCGCATTGATCTCGTAGTTGGTGTCCGGGCTCCCGATAGAAACAGTGGCTGCGTCAGCAGTTGCGAGAACGATGGGAATCCGGCCAGTGTCGCCCTGTTTGATTTGGGACACCGTCTCCTCGAAACCGAAGTCATCCGTCTCCTCGACCTCGAACTCCTCGTTTGCCGTCCCGTTTGCTTCGATGACGAGGGTTCCAACAGTCGGCGTGCCATCCGTTGTCTGGCCGTCGAACAGACGGTAGGTGTACGCGGCAGGGGCAAGCGTCGAGGGGAGGTCCGGCTCTGGCGCAGTCACGCTCACGGAGTCACCGTCGTCCGCAACACTGAGTGTCTCCGAATCCATGCCGGCAGCCGCAGTGTCGAACAGAACCAGCACCTCACCGTCATTGTCGTCGTCACTGACGGTCGCGTTGATCTGGTAATTGACCGCCTCGCTACCGACGGACAGGGTTTTCTTCCCGCCGTCAGCCATCGACACCGGAATTTCAGCGGTCTCGCCCTGAGAGACGGTGACGACGTTTTCGTCGCTGTCAGCCTGTTTCGGGGTCTCTGTTTCCGGGACCGTATCAGTACAGTCGCCGTCACACTGGGCGATGGTCTCAGTCCGTTCAAACAGCGTGTCGCCGTCGACATGAGCAGACAGTTCATAGGACGTGTTCGCTGGCACGCTATCCAGATCGAACTGGGCGACGAATGTCCCATTGGGTTGCACGCTGACCTGACGTTGGTAAAGGAACGGGTTCGACGCATCGGCCGACTTGACCTGAACGGTCATCTCAGTTCCGGGTTCCAACGCGGTCTCTCCAGTGACCACCTGTTGTTCATCGGCGTGCAGCGGAAGGCTGTCCTCTGAGACCGTAGCTTGCTGCTCAGCGGCGGCCAGTCCCGGACCCGCCGCCGCTGCGGCGATAAGCACCGCGGCCAGTGCTACCGACCGAACGCTCACAGAATCACCTCCTGTGGAGCGGGTACCTGTGTGTACATTCGAGATCTATACTGCCGACAGTACCGTATCGCAGGTGGAGGGCAATTCGCTGGCATACGACTGGCAGTTAGGGTGGGAGTGAAAAACCGGCTCCGATAGCTTAAAACTACGTTGAACTCGCGATGCTGACTGGACCGAGGAGTCGGTGGGTCCGATATGACGTAACCGGTAGTATCTGTTAGGCCGTTTCGACGGAACACTGTGCCAGTTACCCACAGACGCAATCGTTTTCGGGGAAGAGACGGCAGAGCACAGAGAGTTAGGTGAGATGCAGTATTTTTATGGTAATTTCCGTATGAATGACTAGTATGCGAACGGTCCTCGCAAACCAGCTCTCCAACGTCCGGGTCGTGAGTACCGATGGCCGCGAAGTCGGCACACTGCAAAACATTACGCTCGATACAACTACAGGAGAACTTCAGACGATTGTCATCAACAGCGACGTTCCAGAGATATTCGGCGTTGAACGGGATCACGACGGCGACATTCGATTGCCGGCGTCCCTCATCGAATCGATGCGGGATCACCTGACCATTCAGCCGCCTGCAGAACAGAGTGTCGCAGATAGCGATACCGTGGACTCATAGGCAACCCGTCGGCTGTGCAAACGGGCCGGAACGAATGCAGTTGTTAGCTGTGTGTATTCAGTTGTCGGTGACTAACGGGGAGAGCGGCTACAGGACTTCAGGGTGGCTTGTGCGAGGGCAGACCGCTCCGTGCTGTAGTTCCAAAGACTGGTCACGACTCGCAACGCATGCCGACTGAACACCGATGAGGCAGGCGACTGGTCACCGTAACATCGCGTCGGCGTACTCACTCGCCGTCTGTCGGGCCGTTTCGAGTTCCCCGGTGTCGTCTAGCATCACGGCCCGGGTCCGGGCACCGTCGATGATCGTCAGCAACGAACGGGTAACGTGACCTGCATCGACATCGTTGAACACACCCTCGTCGATGCCGTGATTGATGACCGCCTTGAGCATATAGCGGATGTACTCATCGTTCTGGCGGAACCGGTCGCTGAACGCTTCCTTATACGGTGCTTGACTCCGCATCTCAAGCAGCGCAACCGAGAGATCTGGGTTTTCCTGAGGTTTAACGAGCAGTTCATCGAGCAAGAGGTCCAGTCGTGCTTCGGGGTCCGTTGTCTCGACGTCGTGAATCGAATCGACGAACCGCTCCAGCAGATAATCGAGAAAGGCCGCAAGAAGGTCGTCTTTCGTGTCGTAATAGTAGTGCACTGCAGCCGTCGATTTGCCGTACTCGTCTGCGATCCGTTGTATCGTGAGATCAGCGTACCCGTGCTCACGCAACGCCCGGTAGGTCGCTTGCATTATCTCCTCGGTCTGGTCCGAGAAGGAACGGTCCGATGGTCCAGCCATTGTGTACCGGTTCCTCCCATGGTTGGATAATCGTTGTGACCCGCATACTATTGCCCAAATGAATTATTAGTCAGTTAGTATCGCTGATACCCAAATGGTGCTAATAATCGTCCTGAATTCATATTTCGGACTCCAAAGCGTTTTTGACTAACCAGTTAGTAAGCATATCACAGCCGCTATGGATGACGATACAGCCACGGAAATTCTTGAGGCGACGTACCGCGCCCTCTGCCAGCACGGGTACGCCGCGCTCACGGTCAAAGACATCGCTGCTGAGGCAGACCGGAGCAAAGCG is drawn from Haloarcula sp. CBA1129 and contains these coding sequences:
- a CDS encoding NADH-ubiquinone oxidoreductase-F iron-sulfur binding region domain-containing protein, which encodes MTQETTALAHPTVVRVSTDGQSQRGDRVRSAARTAAGSVPVVRTGPTGITAATPLVMVTSGGRTAFYGDPSPSTVREAVTELEDGTVPTADADTVVEHDPETASIPVPEHGPLSVGRRDVLGPCGWIAPLEPADWSFVSTEPTADVTAGAELLGRGRGDAAADKPVADAWETASSTDGDPVVVCNANNASGLPTGDETLLSGAPMAVLDGIAAVAEYVDAEDAVVYVNESETALQADLREAIDAAADTLPVVPQLVAGPDEFRAGEPTAALEALEGADRIEPRLQPPSPAKHGLYGRPTVIHTPRTFAQVQRAIAEPDSVDADAADPGTRIVTVAGDVADRATVELGSSASLSAASEGVEMDGSFKMACVGGVLGGITRSLDVAPTAQSLRAAGLGTDGVVELFDTDRCAVETVGKRARFASMENSGRCVPGREGTKQLAELLREIYDGSFESDKIRELGRVMRQSSNCQIGAHAPRPVTTAIDEFEPEFRAHTDGHCPSGTCTEKL
- the fdhF gene encoding formate dehydrogenase subunit alpha, whose protein sequence is MSTDKSIPRVPDLHDPQPETPVTREFETGTANDPDVGTDADEPTSLTVDGEPVTVDPGSTIIDALQDLDDDIVSVDPGAEGVEDDADVPALCYYDRDGDCSDEVGPRSECRTCMVETEQHGLVPSCSFPAEDGLTVSTDTPDAEEARSVNLDLVLSNHNLRCTTCNGNGRCELQDAAISEGVDHPRYGVFDERDQYEPIDDTSSFIQIDRNKCILCNRCVDACNDVQVEGVLRIEGHGEDTRIGFQSDAETMHDSECVSCGHCATVCPTGSLTEKGIGGQATLPLPGFTQRNSIGKVIEHEDAETIDDTTAPNRGFEPGDPRAAKGKKGLAKFASAAKRRAGDIAKDYGKKAFLAGEHTAESIAANTMPEGRLFDIADKVSDYRLSKIDTEETTCGFCAVGCRFEMWGKDGDSLGVVPVEDPDDAPANNFSTCVKGKFGHEFANSKQRVTEPMVRNDDGELEPTSWDEALDYVAERFTEIQDEHGIDALGCLASSKGSNEEAYLVQKFARQVLGTKNIDNCARLCHSSTVAALQQTLGYGAMTNRINEDIGEADAYLISGSNTTESHPVLATRIKQNVREGADLVVFDPRKIGIAEHADQYTRTNPGYDVAWLNGLIRYIIENDLHDEDFIDRNTKNFEEVREKVQAFTPEKVEELAGVSPDDLASAAETLAEADSVVFGWAMGMTQQSHGTENLIAMADLALVLGQVGKPGAGLSPFRGQNNVQGGGGDMGTLPGSLPGYQNPADDEVGEKFADAWGERPPEEPGLKVPEMLAEAHAGNLRGMYVVGENPALSEPDIQHAAEALADMEFLVVQDIFMTETADYADVVLPAATSPEKHGTFTNTERRIQRVRPTSEPPGEARQDWEITQALARRLGYDWDYDHPREVMDEINSLAPIYGGVTYDRLESGDQHGLQWPCWDEDHEGTPYLYDYEDGNFNFEDGKARFVPADGGHPGEIPDEEYPLTLTSGRVLYHWHTGQITRRVEGLMSHVGESFVEVHPETAEKLGIADEEYVRVESRRGDIVVKAQVTDRVGPGTLFIPMHFAAGAVNKLTGETFDPTAGIPEYKVSSVRVEVLGPETDETVLRTPDAGGKQIRKRGAGDD
- a CDS encoding creatininase family protein, giving the protein MDLQTETWTDMADVETNLALLPVGSTEQHGPHAPLGTDTLDAEAIAERGAERYDDPVVVAPAVPVGVAEEHRAFTGTLWTSESTFRSYVRDIVRSLASHGWDHVVLVNGHGGNIDALREVSGNITRHDEAFTVPFTWFNAVGDHSADMGHGGPLETSVLQRTNPETVHEDRLDEAADGGSDGWGEWQSGVNLAFDSDEFTENGVVGDPREGSAERGETLLELATESLLDLLDEIADRPVGPRD
- a CDS encoding type II CAAX prenyl endopeptidase Rce1 family protein, with translation MLRPDIGLPRFSGGPLVPVVTYLLVIVVLSGLVTISAGASPPPVLGMIWGVFLVALTIGVLRIETGSLRPLLPPVRTLVPVIGVVTAFWGLYNLVAVALAMGGISGFEASLSRTASHPLLYLAALFSSLLFTAIPEELLFRTYLQQKFTRLAGGATRRAALSGIGLVALLFALFHLPRWFLASGHGVGSALAVRLLGLTLMGLAYGCVYALTGNLWLVALFHASMNHPPIIVSVSIPSELHLVASVIEYAAIVSLVSLTVRLGDSDETPLIWSQRTISASTGD
- a CDS encoding S8 family serine peptidase; the encoded protein is MRDRTVLLLAVVAIVSLTGSIATLAVTESADSRLDQTDDTSVSVSDGATGRFARLHAAGVTGSNVSVGIVDPTGFDTESKTIAGQVAETRGFGVGPVHNTRETHGTATAAVVSRTAPDADLYLARVDSVDSYRQAVEWLVREDIDVIVAPVSFYGQPGDGTGPVARSATQATESGSVFVAPAGNLAQSHWSGQYTSEVVQNRTVAFTSESRENYIRGGTEITVWLSWDRDHAGEEYTVELYRTNGTDARLVARSQPYRGDDVPNERIVADVRPGDYYLVVRGPASPTGARLRLVSPTHDLQHTTTRNSIVAPGTAREVITVGAYNSRVDQLEPFSSRGPTVDNRVGVDIVAPDRQFADAAPDGFVGSSAAVPYVGGTAALLLDANDSLSPHETERLLERTTRDVGQSGLDNGTGHGTVNPVRAVRTAQNRTDG
- a CDS encoding helix-turn-helix domain-containing protein, translated to MSSLIETIQERTGTTDESPRVLDVSGTETDDVLDALASDTSRSLFRTLYDEPGTPSEIADRCDTSVQNVHYHVSNLKDAELIEPVETVYSSKGNEMTVYGPASDPIVLVGDHDLAPRIQQSMANVVSGLGLIGFASLFVQWGAERLADSPAGGGVLAPASPQTGPISGTSTLAWFVFEVVEPGVLFFCLCLTVLGIAALLADQ